In Kitasatospora sp. NA04385, a single genomic region encodes these proteins:
- a CDS encoding response regulator transcription factor produces the protein MIRVLVVDDHPVVRRGLRAMVEDLPEVTAVGEAADGAAALDLLAALPAGQRPDVVLMDLQMGAGMHGVEATRRITALPDPPAVLILTTYSTDADILAAVEAGATGYLLKDAPPEDLAAAVHATARGETVLAPPVAARLLGRVRAGRPSLSPREAEILQLLAEGLPNRQISRRLFISEATVKTHLVHVYDKLGVDSRTSAVAAGLAAGLIRAAER, from the coding sequence GTGATCCGCGTGCTGGTGGTGGACGACCACCCCGTGGTCCGGCGCGGCCTGCGCGCGATGGTCGAGGACCTGCCCGAGGTCACCGCCGTCGGCGAGGCCGCGGACGGCGCCGCCGCGCTCGACCTGCTCGCCGCGCTGCCCGCCGGACAGCGCCCCGACGTCGTCCTGATGGACCTCCAGATGGGTGCCGGCATGCACGGCGTCGAAGCCACCCGCCGGATCACCGCCCTCCCCGACCCGCCCGCCGTCCTGATCCTCACCACCTACTCCACCGACGCCGACATCCTCGCCGCCGTCGAGGCCGGCGCGACCGGCTACCTGCTCAAGGACGCCCCGCCCGAGGACCTCGCCGCCGCCGTCCACGCCACCGCCCGCGGCGAGACCGTCCTCGCCCCGCCCGTCGCCGCCCGCCTCCTCGGCCGCGTCCGGGCCGGCCGCCCCTCGCTCTCCCCGCGCGAGGCGGAGATCCTGCAACTCCTCGCCGAGGGCCTGCCGAACCGCCAGATCTCCCGGAGGCTCTTCATCAGCGAGGCGACGGTGAAGACCCACCTGGTGCACGTCTACGACAAACTCGGTGTCGATTCCCGCACCTCGGCCGTCGCGGCCGGCCTGGCGGCCGGGCTGATCCGGGCCGCGGAGCGCTGA
- a CDS encoding ABC transporter ATP-binding protein, with translation MRAVTLGYPDGDSRLIALDEVELTVAPGEFTAVAGPSGSGKSSLLAVAATLLRPDRGEVLVDGVDAGALGERERTALRRERLGIVFQQSNLLASLTAVEQLLVLESVRGRRPARSRRRAEELLESVGLAGAKQRRRPHQLSGGERQRVNIARALFGSPAVLLVDEPTSALDHERGAQVVELLAEVTRTHRTATVMVTHDRDLLGRADRVLTMHDGRLSRAR, from the coding sequence TTGCGCGCCGTGACCCTCGGCTACCCGGACGGCGACAGCCGGCTGATCGCCCTGGACGAGGTCGAACTCACCGTCGCGCCGGGCGAGTTCACGGCCGTCGCGGGCCCGTCCGGCTCCGGCAAGTCCAGCCTGCTGGCGGTCGCGGCGACGCTGCTGCGCCCGGACCGCGGCGAGGTGCTGGTCGACGGGGTGGACGCGGGCGCGCTGGGCGAGCGCGAACGCACCGCGCTGCGCCGCGAGCGGCTGGGCATCGTCTTCCAGCAGTCGAACCTGCTGGCCTCGCTGACCGCCGTCGAGCAGCTGCTCGTCCTGGAGTCGGTGCGCGGCCGCCGCCCGGCCCGCTCCCGCCGCCGGGCCGAGGAGCTGCTGGAGTCGGTCGGCCTGGCGGGCGCCAAGCAGCGCCGCCGCCCGCACCAGCTCTCGGGCGGCGAACGCCAGCGGGTGAACATCGCCCGCGCCCTGTTCGGCAGCCCGGCCGTCCTGCTGGTGGACGAGCCGACCTCGGCCCTGGACCACGAACGCGGCGCCCAGGTCGTCGAGTTGCTCGCCGAGGTGACCCGCACCCACCGCACCGCGACCGTGATGGTCACCCACGACCGCGACCTGCTGGGCCGGGCCGACCGCGTCCTGACGATGCACGACGGCCGGCTGTCCCGGGCGCGCTAG
- a CDS encoding FtsX-like permease family protein has product MFVALRDIRFARGRFALMGAVVTLITTLVVFLYGLTGGLAAAASSTIARLPVDGVVFGAPAGAEAEVSFAASTVSPGRRAAVAAAGAGEVHPLGVAMARLTADGGAASVSVLGTDAALLPPLARGAAPADGELAVGVDTAAAHHLAPGSRVTLGAQELTVSAVVAERSFSHAPSVWTTPATWQRVSGQQQPTALAVRGLPSGLPGDLRAVSLDDALAGINGYAAEQGSLQLIQGFLFAVSALVVGAFFTVWTVQRRPDIAVLKAVGASSGYLVRDALAQAAAVLLAGALLGGALGSAGGAFAAASVPFDVGFPTVAVPVAAMVLLGLLGAALAVRRITAVDPLAALGANR; this is encoded by the coding sequence GTGTTCGTCGCTCTGCGTGACATCCGTTTCGCCCGTGGGCGGTTCGCCCTGATGGGCGCGGTGGTCACCTTGATCACGACCCTGGTGGTGTTCCTGTACGGCCTGACCGGCGGCCTGGCCGCGGCGGCGTCCTCGACGATCGCCCGGCTCCCGGTGGACGGCGTGGTGTTCGGCGCCCCGGCGGGTGCGGAGGCCGAGGTGTCGTTCGCCGCCAGCACGGTGTCGCCGGGCCGGCGGGCGGCGGTGGCCGCGGCGGGCGCGGGCGAGGTGCACCCGCTGGGGGTGGCGATGGCGCGGCTGACCGCGGACGGCGGCGCGGCCTCGGTGAGCGTGCTGGGCACGGACGCGGCGCTGCTGCCGCCGCTGGCCCGGGGTGCGGCTCCGGCGGACGGCGAGCTCGCGGTGGGCGTCGACACGGCCGCCGCGCACCACCTCGCCCCGGGCAGCCGGGTGACGCTCGGCGCGCAGGAGCTGACGGTCTCGGCGGTCGTCGCGGAGCGTTCGTTCTCGCACGCCCCGAGCGTGTGGACCACCCCGGCGACCTGGCAGCGGGTCTCCGGCCAGCAGCAGCCGACGGCGTTGGCGGTGCGCGGCCTCCCGTCCGGCCTGCCCGGCGACCTGCGGGCGGTGTCGCTGGACGACGCGCTGGCGGGCATCAACGGGTACGCGGCGGAGCAGGGCAGCCTGCAGCTGATCCAGGGCTTCCTGTTCGCGGTGAGCGCCCTGGTGGTCGGCGCGTTCTTCACGGTGTGGACGGTGCAGCGCCGCCCGGACATCGCGGTGCTCAAGGCGGTGGGCGCCTCCAGCGGCTACCTGGTGCGGGACGCGCTGGCCCAGGCGGCGGCCGTCCTGCTGGCGGGCGCGCTGCTGGGCGGGGCGCTGGGCTCGGCCGGCGGGGCGTTCGCCGCGGCGTCGGTGCCGTTCGACGTGGGTTTCCCGACGGTGGCCGTCCCGGTGGCCGCGATGGTGCTGCTGGGCCTGCTGGGCGCGGCCCTCGCGGTGCGCCGGATCACCGCCGTCGACCCGCTGGCCGCCCTGGGCGCCAACCGATGA
- a CDS encoding AraC family transcriptional regulator produces the protein MLERLNQAMEHVEEHLDRRLDVAELARITATSEYHFRRLFSSLAGMPLSEYVRRRRLTVAAAEVLAGEPSLLDVAVRYGYASGEAFARAFRALHGVGPGEARRNGAVLNAQPRLSFRLVVEGSATMRYRIVEKEAFRVVGRKARVPLIHEGVNPHIVEHVRSVPPETVRRMAALSDQEPEGVVSATVRLPEEGPDGLDGFAEGSLLDYYHAVVSGAAEPPADLDVLECPAGSWAVFENTGPFPQALQQMWAEVAARWIPSNPYEYRPGPEILRVRPVPDDPGQSSAQLWIPVARTPAQGGGAGARGGRGQY, from the coding sequence GTGCTGGAGCGGTTGAACCAGGCGATGGAGCACGTCGAGGAGCACCTCGACCGGCGGTTGGACGTGGCCGAGCTGGCCCGGATCACCGCGACGTCGGAGTACCACTTCCGGCGGCTGTTCTCGTCGTTGGCGGGGATGCCGCTGTCGGAGTACGTCCGGCGCCGGCGGCTGACCGTCGCCGCGGCCGAGGTGCTGGCCGGGGAGCCGTCGCTGCTGGACGTCGCGGTGCGCTACGGGTACGCCTCGGGCGAGGCCTTCGCCCGGGCGTTCCGCGCCCTGCACGGGGTCGGGCCCGGGGAGGCGCGGCGCAACGGCGCGGTGCTGAACGCGCAGCCCCGGCTGTCCTTCCGTCTCGTCGTCGAAGGGAGTGCCACCATGCGGTACCGCATCGTGGAGAAGGAAGCGTTCCGGGTGGTGGGCCGGAAGGCCCGGGTCCCGTTGATCCACGAGGGGGTCAACCCGCACATCGTCGAGCACGTGCGGAGCGTCCCGCCGGAGACCGTGCGGCGGATGGCCGCGCTCTCCGACCAGGAGCCGGAGGGCGTGGTGTCGGCGACGGTGCGGCTCCCGGAGGAGGGGCCGGACGGGCTGGACGGCTTCGCGGAGGGCAGCCTGCTCGACTACTACCACGCGGTGGTGAGCGGAGCCGCCGAACCGCCCGCCGACCTCGACGTGCTGGAGTGCCCGGCGGGCAGCTGGGCGGTGTTCGAGAACACCGGCCCGTTCCCGCAGGCCCTCCAGCAGATGTGGGCCGAGGTGGCGGCCCGGTGGATCCCGTCCAACCCGTACGAGTACCGGCCGGGCCCGGAGATCCTGCGCGTCCGGCCCGTGCCGGACGACCCCGGGCAGTCGTCCGCGCAGCTGTGGATCCCGGTGGCCCGGACCCCGGCGCAGGGAGGCGGGGCGGGGGCCCGGGGCGGGAGGGGGCAGTACTAG
- a CDS encoding carboxymuconolactone decarboxylase family protein, with amino-acid sequence MDARLNYFGNPLGAKFLKYINSAGHALGLSALPMPTQELVKIRASQINGCGFCTDMHTKDAAHAGETQTRLNLVAAWREANVFTEAERAALELTEEATRIADAAGGVGDAVWAEAAKHYDEEQLAALVSLIALINAYNRINVTIQQPAGDYVPGQFS; translated from the coding sequence GTGGACGCACGTCTCAACTACTTCGGCAACCCGCTCGGCGCGAAGTTCCTGAAGTACATCAACTCGGCCGGCCACGCCCTGGGGCTGTCCGCGCTGCCGATGCCGACCCAGGAGCTGGTGAAGATCCGCGCCAGCCAGATCAACGGCTGCGGCTTCTGCACCGACATGCACACCAAGGACGCCGCGCACGCCGGGGAGACCCAGACCCGGCTGAACCTGGTCGCCGCCTGGCGCGAGGCCAACGTCTTCACCGAGGCCGAGCGGGCCGCCCTGGAGCTCACCGAGGAGGCCACCCGGATCGCGGACGCCGCGGGCGGGGTCGGCGACGCGGTCTGGGCGGAGGCCGCCAAGCACTACGACGAGGAGCAACTGGCCGCGCTGGTCAGCCTGATCGCGCTGATCAACGCGTACAACCGGATCAACGTGACCATCCAGCAGCCCGCCGGCGACTACGTCCCGGGCCAGTTCTCCTGA
- a CDS encoding sensor histidine kinase, with protein MPRTEPHASPAGPTPALRLANLAVHGLFLTLLAVLLARAAADGALGPAGWATAGALAAGYAAGGALRRIRGSRALGAAWLLAVTALWIGLTLQHPEFSYLAFPLYFVCLHVLPLRLALPAVLALTAAVLAAQTTTPGGLTTAKVLGPLAGLAVALLTAYGYAALYRESRARQRLIDDLVRTRDELAATQREAGRLAERQRLAREIHDTLAQGLAGIVLLAREAGTAPDAAPLLEEIEHTASANLVEARRFVHALIPPALDGTTLADALRRLADGAGAAFHRDGEPYPLPVEAEVALLRLTQEALANAVRHADAPHVAVTLAYLDDAVTLDVYDDGTGFDPAGAPAPDSFGLHGMHERIAALGGTLTVESAPGEGTAVAATLPLRAIDQPAEGAGPAEAAAGRPPGAGAGAGPGPALRSAGRFAFAGGGGVAGVAGAPGVRR; from the coding sequence GTGCCCCGTACCGAACCCCACGCCTCCCCGGCCGGCCCGACGCCCGCGCTGCGGCTGGCCAACCTCGCCGTGCACGGCCTGTTCCTCACCCTGCTCGCCGTGCTGCTGGCCCGCGCCGCCGCCGACGGGGCACTCGGACCGGCCGGCTGGGCCACCGCCGGGGCACTCGCCGCCGGGTACGCGGCCGGCGGCGCCCTACGGCGGATCCGCGGGTCGCGCGCACTCGGCGCCGCCTGGCTGCTCGCCGTCACCGCGCTGTGGATCGGACTCACCCTCCAGCACCCCGAGTTCAGCTACCTCGCCTTCCCGCTGTACTTCGTCTGCCTGCACGTCCTGCCGCTGCGCCTCGCGCTGCCCGCCGTCCTCGCCCTCACCGCCGCCGTCCTCGCCGCCCAGACCACCACCCCCGGCGGCCTCACCACCGCCAAGGTCCTCGGCCCGCTCGCCGGACTCGCCGTCGCCCTGCTCACCGCGTACGGCTACGCCGCCCTCTACCGGGAGAGCCGCGCCCGGCAACGGCTCATCGACGACCTCGTCCGCACCCGCGACGAACTCGCCGCCACCCAGCGCGAAGCCGGCCGCCTCGCCGAACGCCAGCGCCTGGCCCGGGAGATCCACGACACCCTCGCCCAGGGCCTGGCCGGCATCGTGCTGCTCGCCCGCGAGGCCGGCACCGCCCCCGACGCCGCGCCACTGCTGGAGGAGATCGAGCACACCGCCTCCGCCAACCTCGTCGAGGCCCGCCGCTTCGTCCACGCCCTCATCCCGCCCGCGCTCGACGGCACCACCCTCGCCGACGCCCTGCGCCGCCTCGCCGACGGCGCCGGCGCCGCCTTCCACCGCGACGGCGAGCCCTACCCCCTGCCCGTCGAAGCCGAGGTCGCCCTGCTGCGCCTCACCCAGGAAGCGCTCGCCAACGCGGTCCGGCACGCCGACGCCCCGCACGTCGCCGTCACCCTCGCCTACCTCGACGACGCCGTCACGCTCGACGTCTACGACGACGGCACCGGCTTCGACCCGGCCGGCGCACCCGCCCCCGACTCCTTCGGGCTGCACGGCATGCACGAACGCATCGCCGCCCTCGGCGGCACCCTCACCGTCGAGTCCGCCCCCGGCGAGGGCACCGCCGTCGCCGCGACGCTGCCGCTGCGCGCGATCGACCAGCCCGCGGAGGGGGCGGGGCCTGCGGAGGCGGCGGCGGGGAGGCCGCCCGGTGCCGGTGCCGGTGCCGGTCCCGGTCCCGCGTTGCGGTCGGCCGGGCGGTTCGCGTTCGCCGGGGGCGGCGGGGTGGCCGGAGTTGCCGGAGCCCCGGGGGTGCGGCGGTGA
- a CDS encoding TetR/AcrR family transcriptional regulator: MVTRHPRPPARVGRPRALGPSESELTPREEVLAAAAELFTENGYAATTTRAVAERAGLRQASMYHYFARKEDILATLLESTVEPSLLLATALLARPAVDPAARLWTLAAADAALLHRGLYNLGALYQLPEVRGERFAEFRRSRAELRSAYGELLHLIAPGEPGRELRCDLLLGLVEGGVAVVRGREGDGAPGTEEVGAAVADAALRLAGCDRAAREAAVRAARGLAPA, translated from the coding sequence ATGGTCACCCGGCATCCCCGTCCGCCCGCGCGGGTCGGACGGCCCCGTGCGCTGGGGCCGTCGGAGAGCGAACTGACGCCCCGCGAAGAGGTGTTGGCCGCGGCGGCGGAGCTGTTCACGGAGAACGGGTACGCCGCCACCACCACCCGCGCGGTGGCGGAGCGGGCCGGACTGCGGCAGGCGTCGATGTACCACTACTTCGCGCGCAAGGAGGACATCCTCGCCACCCTGCTGGAGTCCACCGTCGAACCCTCGCTGCTGCTGGCCACCGCGCTGCTCGCCCGGCCCGCGGTCGACCCGGCCGCCCGGCTGTGGACGCTGGCCGCCGCCGACGCGGCCCTGCTGCACCGGGGCCTGTACAACCTCGGCGCGCTCTACCAGCTGCCCGAGGTGCGCGGCGAACGCTTCGCCGAGTTCCGGCGCTCCCGGGCCGAACTGCGGTCCGCCTACGGTGAGTTGCTGCACCTGATCGCTCCGGGCGAGCCCGGTCGCGAGCTGCGCTGCGACCTGCTGCTCGGCCTGGTCGAGGGCGGTGTCGCGGTGGTCAGGGGCCGGGAGGGGGACGGTGCGCCCGGCACCGAGGAGGTCGGTGCGGCCGTCGCCGACGCGGCCCTGCGGCTGGCCGGCTGCGACCGGGCCGCCCGGGAGGCGGCGGTGCGGGCCGCCCGGGGGCTGGCTCCGGCCTGA